One Roseomonas gilardii subsp. gilardii genomic region harbors:
- a CDS encoding phosphoribosyltransferase, translating into MLFRDRRDAGRRLADRLRGMDLPQPIVLALPRGGVPVGYEVARALAAPLDILLVRKLPTPGAPELALGAIIDGAPPRRVINERIRREFGVRDEEIDRIAEGQLAEIARRRAAYVPDRPPLAIAGRSVIVVDDGIATGATMRVALQSLEGAGALRRVMAVPVAPPEAVAALEPLCDEAVVLLRPHALGAVGRFYEDFTQTRDAEVIRLLRQARTGAMP; encoded by the coding sequence ATGCTTTTCCGCGACCGGCGGGATGCCGGACGTCGACTGGCGGACCGGCTGCGGGGGATGGACCTGCCGCAGCCCATCGTCCTCGCCCTTCCACGGGGCGGGGTGCCGGTGGGCTATGAGGTGGCGCGGGCACTGGCGGCGCCGCTCGACATCCTCCTGGTCCGGAAGCTGCCGACACCGGGGGCTCCAGAGCTGGCCCTGGGCGCGATCATCGATGGCGCCCCGCCCCGGCGCGTGATCAACGAGCGGATCCGGCGCGAATTCGGGGTGCGCGACGAGGAGATCGACCGCATCGCCGAGGGGCAGCTCGCCGAGATCGCCCGCCGCCGCGCTGCCTATGTGCCCGACCGGCCGCCGCTCGCCATCGCCGGACGCAGCGTCATCGTGGTGGATGACGGAATCGCCACCGGGGCCACGATGCGGGTGGCCCTGCAATCCCTGGAGGGGGCCGGCGCCCTCCGCCGCGTCATGGCGGTTCCCGTCGCGCCGCCGGAGGCCGTCGCCGCGCTGGAGCCTCTTTGCGACGAGGCCGTGGTGCTGCTGCGGCCGCATGCGCTCGGCGCGGTCGGCCGTTTCTACGAGGACTTCACCCAGACCCGGGATGCCGAGGTGATCCGGCTGCTCCGCCAGGCCAGGACGGGCGCGATGCCGTGA
- a CDS encoding nucleoside deaminase: MSDTQTPATPPAAVTPEQAMRRAIALSRENIETGGGPFGAVIVKDGRIVGEGANRVVPDGDPTAHAEVTAIRDACRRLGTHDLSGAVLYTSCEPCPMCLSATWWARIGEIAYGNGRADAAAIGFDDAAIYDEVARPIGERRLPLRRFLAEEAITTFQAWAAKADKVPY, encoded by the coding sequence TTGTCCGACACCCAAACCCCCGCGACGCCCCCCGCGGCCGTCACGCCCGAACAGGCCATGCGCCGGGCCATCGCCCTGTCGCGCGAGAATATCGAGACGGGCGGCGGCCCCTTCGGCGCCGTCATCGTGAAGGACGGGCGGATCGTGGGAGAGGGGGCGAACCGGGTGGTGCCGGATGGCGACCCCACCGCCCATGCCGAGGTCACGGCCATCCGCGACGCCTGCCGCCGCCTGGGCACGCACGACCTGAGCGGCGCGGTCCTCTACACGAGCTGCGAGCCCTGCCCGATGTGCCTCTCCGCCACATGGTGGGCGCGGATCGGCGAGATCGCCTATGGCAATGGCCGCGCCGATGCCGCCGCCATCGGCTTCGACGACGCCGCGATCTATGACGAGGTGGCGCGCCCGATCGGGGAGCGCAGGCTGCCCCTGCGGCGCTTCCTGGCGGAGGAGGCGATCACCACCTTCCAGGCCTGGGCCGCGAAGGCGGACAAGGTGCCCTACTGA
- a CDS encoding metal ABC transporter permease: MSAYDLLFSPFVEFGFLRRALIGCLALSLAAPPLGVFLMLRRMSLSADVLAHGILPGVAAGFWVAGLSVTAMSLGGLIAGLGVALGAGALSRATGGGRMRPWPRSTSSPWRWASPWCPCAAGRWTSPTCSSAACWAWMTTRC, translated from the coding sequence ATGAGCGCCTATGACCTCCTCTTCTCGCCCTTCGTCGAATTCGGCTTCCTGCGCCGGGCGCTGATCGGCTGCCTGGCGCTCAGCCTCGCCGCGCCGCCGCTCGGCGTCTTCCTGATGCTGCGCCGGATGAGCCTGTCCGCCGATGTGCTGGCGCATGGCATCCTGCCCGGCGTGGCGGCGGGCTTCTGGGTCGCCGGCCTTTCCGTCACCGCCATGTCCCTGGGCGGGCTGATCGCGGGGCTGGGCGTGGCGCTCGGGGCCGGGGCGCTGTCCCGCGCCACGGGGGGCGGGAGGATGCGACCCTGGCCGCGCTCTACCTCCTCGCCCTGGCGCTGGGCGTCGCCATGGTGTCCGTGCGCGGCGGGGCGGTGGACCTCACCCACCTGCTCTTCGGCAGCGTGCTGGGCGTGGATGACGACGCGCTGCTGA
- a CDS encoding DUF445 domain-containing protein, with amino-acid sequence MQDSPASPTAPRAGSEERDFRRPPEHPSSPQPPDPAAVERPDPAPVSPPPTAPLPAGEDELRRRLRRHKALASGLLLFMAALTVGAYALPPGWWTDLLQASAKAGLVGGIADWFAVTALFRHPLGLPIPHTAIIPRQKERLGAALGRFVAEHVFTEREVARVIARLDLAGVIRNVLADEATTRPAARAIAASVPRLLTSMQEGKAQKQVLRILPRLADGPAATKLLAHALRTLVEGGKHRDVFALALGEIREVLRNKEQSLREEVEKRVREQGGSVVGWVAGAYLAKRVVTAVNGTLDEALNSENAESGLRAAFDEWVMRELDRLEHDPQRAAQIGAALRSALRHGVVAGWLDDAWHRVRWAAELDAANPDGRLAALAQAALNNAGQVLAEDPGARARVNAAVERMLLALLPSARQRLSGFVAEVVSGWDAQTVTDRIELRVGRDLQFVRINGTVVGFLVGGVLFALLSAIAGHVAF; translated from the coding sequence ATGCAGGACAGCCCCGCTTCCCCCACCGCGCCGCGCGCCGGCTCAGAGGAGAGGGATTTCCGCAGGCCGCCGGAACATCCTTCCTCGCCCCAGCCTCCGGACCCCGCGGCGGTAGAGCGGCCGGACCCGGCGCCCGTTTCGCCGCCCCCCACAGCCCCTCTCCCGGCGGGCGAGGACGAGCTGCGCCGGCGCCTGCGCCGCCACAAGGCCCTGGCGAGCGGGCTGCTGCTGTTCATGGCGGCGCTGACGGTGGGGGCCTATGCCCTGCCGCCCGGCTGGTGGACCGACCTGCTGCAGGCCAGCGCCAAGGCCGGGCTGGTGGGCGGCATCGCCGACTGGTTCGCGGTCACGGCGCTGTTCCGCCATCCGCTGGGCCTGCCCATCCCGCACACCGCCATCATCCCGCGCCAGAAGGAGCGCCTGGGCGCCGCGCTGGGCCGCTTCGTGGCGGAACATGTCTTCACCGAGCGGGAGGTCGCCCGCGTCATCGCCCGGCTCGACCTCGCCGGCGTGATCCGCAACGTCCTGGCCGACGAGGCGACGACGAGGCCGGCCGCCCGGGCCATCGCCGCCTCGGTGCCGCGCCTGCTCACCAGCATGCAGGAAGGGAAGGCGCAGAAGCAGGTCCTGCGCATCCTGCCGCGCCTCGCCGACGGCCCCGCCGCCACGAAGCTCCTGGCCCATGCGCTGCGGACGCTGGTCGAGGGCGGCAAGCACCGCGACGTCTTCGCCCTGGCGCTGGGCGAGATCCGCGAGGTGCTGCGGAACAAGGAGCAGTCCCTGCGCGAGGAGGTGGAGAAGCGCGTGCGCGAGCAGGGCGGTTCCGTGGTCGGCTGGGTGGCCGGGGCCTATCTCGCCAAGCGCGTGGTCACGGCGGTGAACGGCACGCTGGATGAGGCGCTGAATTCCGAGAACGCGGAAAGCGGGCTGCGTGCCGCCTTCGACGAATGGGTGATGCGGGAGCTGGACCGGCTGGAGCACGACCCCCAGCGCGCCGCCCAGATCGGGGCGGCGCTGCGCTCGGCCCTGCGCCATGGCGTGGTGGCGGGCTGGCTGGACGATGCCTGGCACCGGGTGCGCTGGGCGGCGGAGCTGGATGCCGCCAATCCGGACGGGCGGCTGGCGGCACTGGCGCAGGCCGCGCTGAACAATGCGGGGCAGGTGCTGGCCGAGGACCCCGGCGCCCGCGCCCGGGTCAATGCGGCGGTGGAGCGGATGCTGCTGGCGCTGCTGCCTTCCGCCCGGCAGCGCCTGTCCGGCTTCGTGGCCGAGGTGGTCAGCGGCTGGGACGCACAGACCGTGACGGACCGGATCGAGCTGCGGGTCGGGCGCGACCTGCAATTCGTGCGGATCAACGGCACGGTGGTCGGCTTCCTGGTCGGCGGCGTGCTCTTCGCGCTGCTGAGCGCCATCGCGGGACATGTGGCCTTCTGA
- a CDS encoding metal ABC transporter permease has product MVSVRGGAVDLTHLLFGSVLGVDDDALLMMAGVSTLTLLALAPAWRPLVLECFDPQFAAAQRAHGGAWHMLFLALVVLNVLAAFQALGTLMAVGLMMLPAVASRHWSRQIGGLARASVLLAAIASTAGLLLSYHLDVPTGPAIVLVAGGLWAVSVIAGPVDGLLARLLRRRHLAG; this is encoded by the coding sequence ATGGTGTCCGTGCGCGGCGGGGCGGTGGACCTCACCCACCTGCTCTTCGGCAGCGTGCTGGGCGTGGATGACGACGCGCTGCTGATGATGGCGGGGGTCTCCACCCTCACCCTCCTCGCCCTGGCCCCCGCCTGGCGGCCGCTGGTGCTGGAATGCTTCGACCCCCAGTTCGCCGCCGCGCAGCGGGCGCATGGCGGGGCCTGGCACATGCTTTTCCTGGCCCTGGTGGTGCTGAACGTCCTGGCGGCCTTCCAGGCGCTGGGCACGCTGATGGCGGTGGGGCTGATGATGCTGCCCGCCGTCGCCTCCCGCCACTGGTCGCGGCAGATCGGCGGGCTGGCCCGCGCCTCCGTGCTGCTGGCGGCCATCGCCTCCACGGCGGGGCTGCTGCTGTCCTATCACCTCGACGTCCCGACCGGCCCGGCCATCGTGCTGGTGGCGGGCGGGCTCTGGGCCGTCTCGGTGATCGCCGGGCCGGTGGACGGGTTGCTGGCCCGGCTGCTGCGTCGGCGCCACCTGGCGGGATAG
- a CDS encoding L-lactate permease: MPWNQFYDPFGSILLSALVAAIPVATMLIALAFLKIPAHWAAISALVVAFVVAVFIFGMPAGIAGRATLLGIMSGLFPIGWIVLNIIFLYRLTVANGSFEILQRSIGGITEDRRLQLLLIAFAFGAFFEGAAGFGTPVAVTAALLIGLGFSPLAASGLSLIANTAPVAFGALGTPVIALAGVTGLDVYTLSAMIGRQLPFFSLLVPFWLIWAFAGWRGMLEIWPAILVTGVSFAVPQFLVSNYHGPYLVDVIAALVSMACLVGFLRVWQPRRVWKDPSLRGRDDSVAAGEGLRGEAAGATAARTGSRTGPHTGHGAEIMDAPPVARMSGGAAAAPDQGALLRAWMPWLILTAFVFLWGLESTRGLLNGIWSASVPIDGLHRMVVKVPPVVAAPVPEGAVFAFGILSMTGTGILAAAVLGGLLMGFSPLALIREYGATIWRVRFSLITIAAMLGLGYLTRYSGLDATMGLAFANTGMLYPLFGTLLGWLGVALTGSDTASNVLFGGLQKITAEQLGLSPVLMASANSSGGVMGKMIDAQSIVVASTATNWFGHEGDILRYVFFHSIALAVLVGLLVTLQAYVPPFTAMVLH; encoded by the coding sequence ATGCCGTGGAACCAGTTCTACGACCCCTTCGGATCGATCCTTCTCTCCGCCCTGGTGGCGGCCATCCCCGTCGCCACCATGCTGATCGCGCTGGCCTTCCTGAAGATCCCGGCCCATTGGGCGGCGATCTCGGCCCTGGTGGTGGCCTTCGTCGTCGCGGTCTTCATCTTCGGCATGCCGGCGGGTATCGCCGGGCGTGCCACATTGCTGGGAATCATGTCCGGCCTCTTCCCGATCGGCTGGATCGTGCTGAACATCATCTTCCTTTACCGGCTGACAGTGGCGAACGGCTCCTTCGAGATCCTGCAGCGCTCCATCGGCGGCATCACCGAGGACAGGCGGCTGCAGTTGCTGCTGATCGCCTTCGCCTTCGGCGCCTTCTTCGAGGGAGCCGCCGGCTTCGGCACGCCGGTCGCCGTGACCGCGGCGCTGCTGATCGGGCTGGGCTTCTCGCCGCTGGCCGCCTCCGGCCTCTCGCTGATCGCCAACACCGCGCCCGTGGCCTTCGGCGCGCTGGGCACGCCGGTGATCGCGCTCGCCGGGGTCACGGGCCTCGATGTCTATACACTCTCGGCGATGATCGGGCGGCAACTGCCCTTCTTCTCCCTGCTGGTGCCCTTCTGGCTGATCTGGGCCTTCGCCGGCTGGCGCGGGATGCTGGAGATCTGGCCGGCCATCCTGGTCACCGGCGTTTCCTTCGCCGTGCCGCAGTTCCTGGTCTCCAACTATCACGGCCCCTATCTGGTGGATGTGATCGCGGCGCTGGTCTCGATGGCCTGCCTGGTCGGCTTCCTGCGGGTCTGGCAGCCGCGCCGGGTCTGGAAGGACCCCTCGCTGCGCGGCCGCGACGATTCGGTGGCCGCCGGGGAGGGCCTGCGCGGCGAGGCGGCGGGCGCCACGGCAGCCCGCACCGGCTCCCGCACCGGCCCCCACACCGGGCACGGCGCGGAGATCATGGACGCCCCGCCGGTCGCGCGCATGTCGGGCGGCGCGGCCGCCGCACCGGACCAGGGCGCGCTGCTGCGGGCCTGGATGCCCTGGCTGATCCTGACGGCCTTCGTCTTCCTCTGGGGGCTGGAGAGCACGCGCGGCCTGCTCAACGGCATCTGGTCGGCCAGCGTGCCGATCGACGGGCTGCACCGCATGGTGGTCAAGGTGCCGCCGGTGGTGGCCGCGCCGGTGCCGGAAGGCGCCGTCTTCGCCTTCGGCATCCTGTCCATGACCGGCACGGGAATCCTGGCGGCGGCGGTGCTGGGCGGGCTGCTGATGGGCTTCTCGCCCCTCGCCCTGATCCGCGAATACGGGGCCACGATCTGGCGCGTCCGCTTCTCGCTGATCACCATCGCCGCCATGCTGGGGCTCGGCTACCTCACCCGCTATTCCGGGCTGGATGCCACCATGGGCCTGGCCTTCGCCAATACGGGGATGCTCTACCCCCTCTTCGGCACGCTGCTGGGCTGGCTGGGCGTGGCGCTGACCGGCTCCGACACCGCCTCCAACGTGCTGTTCGGCGGGTTGCAGAAGATCACGGCGGAACAGCTCGGGCTTTCGCCGGTGCTGATGGCCTCGGCCAATTCCTCGGGCGGCGTGATGGGCAAGATGATCGACGCGCAGAGCATCGTGGTCGCCTCCACCGCCACGAACTGGTTCGGGCATGAGGGCGACATCCTGCGCTACGTCTTCTTCCACTCCATCGCCCTGGCGGTGCTGGTCGGCCTGCTGGTGACGTTGCAGGCCTATGTGCCGCCCTTCACGGCGATGGTGCTGCACTGA
- a CDS encoding alpha/beta fold hydrolase: protein MTDASLMPGFRIEDVEIPAGTPHAPPGLRIRAATRGTGFPVLLLHGHPQTLVTWRHLGPALAGAGYAVVATDLRGYGDSGKPEGGARHVNYSKRAMAADQVAVMRALGHRRFAVVGHDRGGRVAHRMALDHAEAVERVAVFDIAPTATMYARTDKEFATRYFWWFFLIQPAPLPERMIGADPEFFLRQHIEGQVKIPGATPEAVIREYLRPYRDPATIHAICEDYRAAAGIDLEHDAADAGNRVRAPLLALWGGRGTVGALYDVLETWREKALDVRGRALDCGHTPQEECPEETLRELLAFLPPPGHRG, encoded by the coding sequence ATGACCGATGCCAGCCTGATGCCCGGCTTCCGCATCGAGGATGTGGAGATCCCCGCCGGAACGCCGCATGCGCCGCCCGGGCTGCGCATCCGCGCCGCCACGCGCGGCACGGGTTTCCCCGTCCTGCTGCTGCATGGCCATCCGCAGACGCTGGTGACGTGGCGCCATCTCGGCCCCGCCCTGGCCGGGGCGGGCTATGCCGTGGTCGCCACCGACCTGCGGGGCTATGGCGATTCCGGCAAGCCGGAGGGCGGCGCGCGGCACGTGAACTACAGCAAGCGCGCCATGGCGGCGGACCAGGTGGCGGTGATGCGCGCCCTGGGGCATCGCCGCTTCGCCGTGGTCGGGCATGACCGGGGCGGGCGGGTCGCGCATCGCATGGCGCTGGACCATGCGGAGGCCGTGGAGCGCGTCGCCGTCTTCGACATCGCGCCCACCGCCACGATGTATGCCCGCACCGACAAGGAATTCGCCACCCGCTATTTCTGGTGGTTCTTCCTGATCCAGCCCGCGCCGCTGCCCGAGCGGATGATCGGGGCCGATCCGGAATTCTTCCTGCGCCAGCATATCGAGGGGCAGGTGAAGATCCCCGGTGCCACGCCGGAGGCGGTGATCCGCGAATACCTGCGCCCCTATCGCGACCCGGCCACCATCCACGCCATCTGCGAGGACTACCGCGCCGCCGCCGGCATCGACCTGGAGCACGACGCCGCCGATGCCGGGAACCGCGTCCGGGCGCCGCTGCTCGCGCTCTGGGGCGGGCGCGGCACGGTCGGCGCGCTCTATGACGTGCTGGAGACCTGGCGCGAGAAAGCGCTCGACGTCCGGGGCCGGGCGCTGGACTGCGGCCATACGCCGCAGGAGGAATGTCCGGAGGAAACGCTGCGGGAACTCCTGGCCTTCCTGCCGCCTCCCGGCCATCGCGGCTGA
- a CDS encoding septal ring lytic transglycosylase RlpA family protein produces MPAPMRILAALSLLLSALPAMAQTAVPEGMLPAPDRSGEIRRGEASVFAPDLAGRRMANGAIFDPQSNSVASSDLPLGATARVTNLRNRRSTIVAVRDRFPRRGERILNVSPMVARQLGMRGSSVIRVEVAPLAVPQADGSIRIGQGSGLSGRKAYVTPPR; encoded by the coding sequence GTGCCCGCCCCGATGCGCATCCTGGCGGCCCTTTCCCTGCTGCTGTCCGCCCTCCCCGCCATGGCGCAGACCGCCGTGCCGGAGGGCATGCTCCCCGCCCCGGACCGTTCGGGCGAGATCCGGCGAGGGGAGGCCTCGGTCTTCGCGCCGGACCTCGCCGGGCGCCGCATGGCCAATGGCGCGATCTTCGATCCCCAGTCCAACAGCGTGGCCAGCAGCGACCTGCCCCTCGGCGCCACCGCCCGCGTCACCAACCTGCGCAACCGCCGCAGCACGATCGTCGCGGTGCGGGACCGCTTTCCCCGCCGGGGCGAGCGCATCCTGAATGTCAGCCCGATGGTGGCGCGGCAGCTCGGCATGCGGGGCAGCAGCGTCATCCGCGTGGAGGTCGCGCCGCTGGCCGTGCCGCAGGCCGATGGCAGCATCCGCATCGGCCAGGGCAGCGGCCTGTCCGGGCGCAAGGCCTATGTGACGCCGCCGCGCTGA
- a CDS encoding metal ABC transporter ATP-binding protein: MSSTPGIRLHDLTVAHERRPAVHHVNGTFPEGSLTAVVGPNGAGKTTLLRAIAGLHAPSEGRVERDCGRIALLPQMTSLDRSFPITCLDVAMLGHWPRLGALRGASAADRERAMEALAAVGLDGFGRRPVGSLSAGQFQRLLFARLLVEDAPVILLDEPFNAVDARTAADLLRLVRDWHGQGRTILAVLHDMDLVRREFPDCLLLAREAVAWGPTEAVLTAQNRLRARMMAEGWDEDAEACDRPVAA, encoded by the coding sequence TTGAGCAGCACGCCCGGCATCCGCCTACATGACCTGACGGTGGCACATGAGCGCCGGCCGGCGGTGCACCATGTGAACGGCACTTTCCCGGAAGGCAGCCTGACCGCCGTGGTCGGGCCGAACGGCGCCGGCAAGACGACCCTGCTGCGCGCCATCGCCGGGCTGCACGCCCCCAGCGAGGGCCGGGTGGAGCGTGATTGCGGCCGCATCGCCCTGCTGCCGCAGATGACATCGCTGGACCGTTCCTTCCCGATCACCTGCCTCGACGTCGCCATGCTGGGGCACTGGCCACGCCTGGGCGCCCTTCGCGGCGCCTCTGCCGCCGACCGGGAGCGTGCCATGGAGGCGCTGGCGGCGGTCGGGCTGGACGGCTTCGGCCGGCGCCCGGTGGGCAGCCTTTCCGCCGGCCAGTTCCAGCGCCTGCTCTTCGCCCGGCTGCTGGTCGAGGACGCGCCGGTGATCCTGCTGGACGAGCCCTTCAACGCCGTGGACGCCCGCACCGCTGCGGACCTGCTGCGCCTGGTCCGGGACTGGCATGGCCAGGGACGCACCATCCTCGCCGTGCTGCATGACATGGATCTGGTGCGCCGGGAGTTCCCCGACTGCCTGCTGCTGGCGCGGGAGGCCGTGGCCTGGGGGCCGACCGAGGCGGTGCTGACCGCGCAGAACCGCCTGCGCGCCCGGATGATGGCGGAGGGCTGGGACGAGGACGCCGAAGCCTGCGACCGCCCCGTCGCCGCCTGA
- a CDS encoding LLM class flavin-dependent oxidoreductase: MSSLMKPALSILDQSPVLAGRPPAAAIPDTLELARLADRLGYARYWLSEHHNSEALAGSAPEILVSAIAATTRRIRVGPAGIMLPHYSALKVAEQFRVLSAIAPGRIDLGLGRAPGSDGRTAYALNPLNARQTEDHFPQQLTDLLGWLGEGLAANHPFAAIRAQPQGAPPPEVWMLGSSNYGAQVAAYLGLPYCFAYFFSDGRGAAEALETYHSGFRPGVLPAPHAAICVFSVAAETEEAARHLFRSRELQRTLRERVGFVPLPPPEEAEGFAYDEAELRRIERLREHSAVGTGEQVWEKLCRMAAEFRCAEVAVVTACHDPMARRRSYELLARAAGLAEG; this comes from the coding sequence ATGTCTTCCCTTATGAAGCCCGCGCTTTCCATCCTCGACCAGTCCCCCGTGCTCGCCGGGCGCCCGCCCGCCGCGGCCATCCCCGACACGCTGGAACTCGCCAGGCTGGCGGACCGGCTGGGCTATGCCCGCTACTGGCTCTCGGAGCACCATAACAGCGAGGCCCTGGCGGGCTCGGCGCCGGAGATCCTGGTCTCCGCCATCGCCGCCACCACGCGCCGAATCCGCGTCGGCCCGGCCGGGATCATGCTGCCGCATTACAGCGCGCTGAAGGTGGCCGAGCAGTTCCGCGTGCTCTCGGCCATCGCGCCGGGGCGGATCGACCTGGGGCTGGGCCGTGCCCCGGGCTCGGACGGGCGCACCGCCTATGCGCTGAACCCGCTGAACGCCCGGCAGACGGAGGATCACTTCCCGCAGCAGCTCACCGACCTGCTGGGCTGGCTGGGCGAGGGGCTGGCGGCGAACCATCCCTTCGCCGCGATCCGGGCGCAGCCGCAGGGCGCGCCGCCGCCCGAGGTCTGGATGCTGGGGTCCAGCAACTATGGCGCCCAGGTCGCGGCCTATCTCGGCCTGCCCTATTGCTTCGCCTATTTCTTCTCGGACGGGCGCGGCGCCGCCGAGGCGCTGGAGACCTATCACAGCGGCTTCCGCCCCGGCGTGCTGCCGGCGCCGCATGCGGCGATCTGCGTCTTCTCCGTGGCGGCGGAAACGGAGGAGGCGGCAAGGCATCTGTTCCGTTCCCGCGAATTGCAACGCACCCTGCGGGAAAGGGTCGGCTTCGTCCCCCTGCCCCCGCCGGAGGAAGCCGAGGGCTTCGCCTATGACGAGGCCGAGCTGCGGCGCATCGAGCGGCTGCGGGAGCATTCGGCCGTGGGCACGGGCGAGCAGGTCTGGGAGAAGCTGTGCCGGATGGCGGCGGAATTCCGCTGCGCCGAGGTGGCGGTCGTCACCGCCTGCCACGATCCCATGGCGCGCCGCCGCTCCTACGAGCTCCTGGCCCGGGCGGCGGGGCTGGCGGAAGGCTGA
- the poxB gene encoding ubiquinone-dependent pyruvate dehydrogenase encodes MANASVADLFAETLQGIGVRRIYGVVGDSLNAITEALRQRGEIDWVHVRHEEAAAFAAGAEAQLTGTLAVCAGSCGPGNLHLINGLFDCHRSRVPVLAIAAHIPSAEIGSGYFQETHPENLFRECSVYCEMVSSPEQMPRVLDNAIRAAVGQRGVAVVVIPGDVAMKPAAAPATTTALLPMAPVVRPAEGPLEALAEMLNGASKVTLLCGRGCRDAHGALLQLAEVLKAPIVHALGGKEFVEYDNPYDVGMTGLIGFSSGYHAMENCEALLMLGTDFPYRQFYPQKAKIAQVDIRPENLGRRTRLDLGLVGDVGTTIAALLPRLVEKQDRRYLDACLAHYRKAREGLDELAQGKPGEGVIHPQHLARVLSEQAAENAIFTADVGTPTVWAARYLTMNGRRRLIGSWVHGSMANALPQAIGAQSAFPQRQVVSFSGDGGFTMLMGELLTLRQQKLPAKVVVLNNGTLGFVELEMKAAGLLETGVSLENPDFAAMARACGIPARRVTDPGELEAAVRDTLAEEGPALLDVVSNRQELAIPPKITAEQMKGFGLLALKAVMSGRGNEILDLARTNLRL; translated from the coding sequence ATGGCGAATGCGAGCGTGGCCGATCTTTTCGCCGAGACCCTTCAGGGCATCGGCGTCCGGCGGATCTACGGGGTGGTCGGCGACAGCCTGAACGCCATCACCGAGGCCCTGCGCCAGCGTGGGGAGATCGACTGGGTGCATGTGCGGCACGAGGAGGCCGCCGCCTTCGCCGCCGGGGCCGAGGCGCAGCTCACCGGCACGCTGGCGGTCTGCGCCGGCTCCTGCGGGCCGGGCAACCTGCACCTGATCAACGGCCTCTTCGACTGCCACCGCAGCCGCGTGCCCGTGCTGGCCATCGCCGCGCATATCCCGAGCGCCGAGATCGGCTCCGGCTATTTCCAGGAGACGCATCCGGAGAACCTGTTCCGCGAATGCAGCGTCTATTGCGAGATGGTCTCCAGCCCCGAGCAGATGCCGCGCGTGCTGGACAACGCGATCCGCGCCGCGGTGGGCCAGCGCGGCGTGGCGGTGGTGGTGATCCCGGGCGACGTGGCGATGAAGCCTGCCGCTGCGCCCGCCACGACCACGGCGCTGCTGCCCATGGCGCCGGTGGTCCGTCCGGCCGAAGGGCCGCTGGAGGCCCTGGCCGAGATGCTGAACGGCGCCTCGAAGGTCACACTGCTCTGCGGGCGCGGCTGCCGCGACGCGCATGGCGCCCTGCTGCAACTGGCGGAAGTGCTGAAGGCGCCGATCGTCCATGCGCTCGGCGGCAAGGAGTTCGTCGAATACGACAATCCCTATGATGTCGGCATGACCGGGCTGATCGGCTTCTCCTCCGGCTATCACGCCATGGAGAATTGCGAGGCCCTGCTGATGCTGGGCACCGACTTCCCGTACCGGCAGTTCTATCCGCAGAAGGCGAAGATCGCCCAGGTCGATATCCGCCCCGAGAATCTGGGCCGCCGCACGCGGCTGGATCTGGGGCTGGTCGGCGATGTCGGCACCACCATCGCGGCGTTGCTGCCGCGGCTGGTGGAGAAGCAGGACCGCCGCTACCTCGATGCCTGCCTGGCGCATTACCGCAAGGCGCGGGAGGGGCTGGACGAGCTGGCACAGGGGAAGCCCGGGGAAGGGGTGATCCACCCGCAGCACCTCGCCCGGGTGCTGAGCGAGCAGGCGGCGGAGAACGCCATCTTCACCGCCGATGTCGGCACGCCCACGGTCTGGGCGGCGCGCTACCTGACGATGAACGGGCGGCGGCGCCTGATCGGCTCCTGGGTGCATGGCTCCATGGCCAATGCCCTGCCGCAGGCGATCGGCGCGCAATCCGCCTTTCCGCAGCGGCAGGTCGTCTCCTTCTCCGGCGACGGCGGCTTCACCATGCTGATGGGCGAGTTGCTGACCCTGCGGCAGCAGAAGCTGCCGGCGAAAGTGGTGGTGCTGAACAACGGCACGCTGGGCTTCGTGGAGCTGGAGATGAAGGCGGCCGGCCTGCTGGAAACCGGCGTGTCGCTGGAGAACCCGGATTTCGCCGCCATGGCGCGGGCCTGCGGCATTCCGGCGCGCCGCGTCACCGATCCGGGCGAGCTGGAAGCCGCGGTGCGCGACACGCTGGCGGAGGAAGGCCCCGCGCTGCTCGACGTGGTGAGCAACCGGCAGGAACTGGCCATCCCGCCGAAGATCACGGCGGAGCAGATGAAGGGCTTCGGCCTCCTCGCGCTGAAGGCGGTGATGAGCGGGCGCGGCAACGAGATCCTGGACCTCGCGCGCACCAATCTGCGGCTCTGA